One Camelina sativa cultivar DH55 chromosome 3, Cs, whole genome shotgun sequence genomic window carries:
- the LOC104774516 gene encoding mediator of RNA polymerase II transcription subunit 15a isoform X2, which produces MDNNNWRPSLPNGDLDTGDWRTQLPPDSRQKIVNKIMETLKKHLPFSGPEGINELRRIAARFEEKIFSGAVNQTDYLRKISMKMLTMETKSQNAAGSSSSIPAANNGTSMDSIPTNQGILLPGSLPTNQSQAPQPLMSQTMQNNTASGMTGSTALPSSMPPASSITNNNVTSVVNQNSNMQNVAGMLQDSSGQHGLSSNMFSGSQRQMLGRPHGMSSQQQQQPQNAQYLYQQQLQQQLLKQNFQSGNVPNPNSLLPSHMQQQQQNVLQPNQLHSSQQPGVPTSATQPSTVNSAPLQGLHTNQQSSPQLSAQQTTQSMLRQHQSSMLRPHPQSQQASGIHQQQTSLPQQSISPLQQQQTQMMRQQAANSSGIQQKQMMGQHVVGDMQQQHQQRLLNQQNNVMNIQQQQSQQQPQQQQKQQPPAQQQLMSQQNSLQATHQQPLGTQGNVAGLQQPQQQMLNSQVGNSSLQNNQHAVHMLSQSTSGMQRTHQAGHGLFSSQGQQSQNQPSQQQMMPQLQSHHQQLGLQQQPNLLQQDVQQRLQASGQVTGSLLPPQNVVDQQRQLYQTQRTLPEMPSSSLDSTAQTESANGVDWQEEVFQKIQALKEAYLPDLNEIYQRVASKLQQDSIPQQQRSDQFEKLKQFKTMLERMIQFLSVPKSNIMPALKDKVPYYEKQIIGFLNMHKPRKPVQQGQLPQSQMQPMQQPQSQTVQDQSHDNQTNPQMQAMSMQGAGPRAQQSSLPNMQNNVLSSRPAVSAPQQNIPSSIPASSLESGQGNALNNGQQVAMGSMQQNTSQQVNNSSASGQSGLSTLQSNINQPQLSSSMLQHQHMKQQQDQQMTQQFKQQFQQRQMQQQQQQLQARQQQQQLQARQQAAQLQQMNDMNDLTSRQGMNVSRGMFQQHSLQGQRASYPLQQLKPGAVSSPQLLQGASPQMSQQHLSPQVDQKNLSTVNKMGTPLQPANSPFVIPSLSTPLAPSPMQVDSEKPSGTSSLSMGNLARQQATGMQGVVQSLAIGTPGISASPLLQEFTSPDGSVLNPLISTSGKPSATELPIERLIRAVKSASPQALSSAVSDIGSVVSMVDRIAGSAPGNGSRASVGEDLVAMTKCRLQARNFMTQEGMMATKKMKRHTTAMPLSVGSLGGSVGDNYKQFTGSETSDLESTATSDRKKARTEMEHALLEEIKEINQRLIDTVVEISDDEDATDHSEGAILSKGCEGTTVRFSFIAVSLSPALKAHLSSTQMSPIQPLRLLVPCSYPNGSPSLLDKLPVEISKENEDLSSKAMARFNILLRSLSQPMSLKDIAKTWDACARAVICEYAQQFGGGTFSSKYGTWEKFVAAS; this is translated from the exons ATGGATAATAACAATTGGAGGCCTTCTCTTCCAAACGGAGACCTGGACACTGGTGACTGGAGAACTCAATTGCCACCTGATTCACGTCAGAAGATTGTCAACAAGAT AATGGAAACACTAAAGAAGCACCTTCCATTTTCTGGACCAGAGGGAATCAACGAGCTCAGGAGAATTGCAGCCAGATTTGAGGAGAAAATTTTCAGCGGTGCTGTTAATCAG ACTGATTACCTTCGGAAAATATCCATGAAGATGCTAACTATGGAGACTAAATCGCAAAATGCAGCTGGTTCTTCCTCATCTATCCCTGCCGCTAATAATGGAACATCCATGGATTCGA TACCCACCAATCAAGGTATCCTTCTTCCAGGATCGTTGCCAACCAATCAATCTCAAGCACCTCAGCCGTTGATGTCCCAAACCATGCAGAATAATACCGCCTCTGGAATGACGGGCTCTACTGCTTTACCATCTTCCATGCCGCCGGCTTCTTCCATAACCAATAACAACGTCACAAGCGTTGTAAACCAGAATTCAAATATGCAAAATGTAGCTGGAATGTTGCAAGATTCATCTGGGCAGCATGGCCTTTCCTCGAACATGTTTTCAGGATCCCAAAGGCAGATGCTGGGCAGGCCACATGGTATGTCTTCACAGCAACAACAGCAGCCACAGAATGCACAGTATCTTTATCAGCAGCAGCTACAGCAGCAACTTCTCAAGCAGAATTTCCAGTCAGGGAATGTTCCCAATCCCAATTCGCTTTTGCCATCACAC atgcaacaacagcaacaaaatgTGCTGCAGCCTAATCAATTGCATTCGTCTCAACAGCCTGGTGTTCCAACATCTGCTACGCAGCCATCCACTGTGAACTCAGCCCCTCTCCAGGGTCTCCACACAAATCAGCAATCAAGTCCGCAATTGTCTGCTCAGCAGACGACACAATCTATGTTGCGTCAGCATCAATCGTCAATGTTAAGGCCACATCCACAATCACAACAAGCGTCTGGCATCCATCAGCAGCAAACGTCATTGCCGCAGCAATCAATTTCTCCTCTACAACAGCAGCAAACACAAATGATGCGGCAACAAGCTG CTAATAGCTCAGGTATCCAACAGAAGCAGATGATGGGGCAGCATGTTGTTGGGGATATGCAGCAGCAACATCAGCAAAGGTTactaaaccaacaaaataatGTTATGAACATACAACAGCAGCAGTCACAGCAGCAGCCAcagcagcagcagaagcagcAGCCACCGGCCCAGCAACAGTTGATGTCTCAACAAAACAGCCTTCAGGCAACGCATCAGCAACCACTGGGCACTCAAGGAAATGTTGCAGGATTGCAGCAACCACAACAACAGATGCTCAATTCCCAGGTTGGCAACTCAAGTTTGCAGAATAACCAGCACGCGGTGCATATGTTATCACAATCAACGAGTGGAATGCAACGAACACATCAGGCTGGCCATGGCTTGTTTTCTTCTCAGGGCCAACAGTCACAAAATCAGCCATCCCAACAGCAGATGATGCCCCAGCTTCAGTCGCATCATCAGCAGCTAGGGTTGCAACAACAACCTAATCTGCTACAACAGGATGTGCAACAAAGGCTCCAAGCTTCAGGCCAAGTCACAGGTTCTCTGCTTCCACCTCAAAATGTTGTGGACCAACAGAGACAACTATATCAAACCCAAAGAACCCTCCCGGAGATGCCATCAT CGTCGCTGGATTCGACAGCACAGACGGAAAGTGCAAATGGGGTTGATTGGCAAGAGGAGGTTTTTCAAAAG ATCCAAGCCCTGAAAGAGGCGTACTTACCAGATCTGAATGAAATCTACCAGAGAGTTGCATCCAAGTTGCAGCAA GATTCTATTCCACAGCAACAAAGATCAGATCAGTTTGAGAAATTGAAACAGTTCAAGACAATGTTGGAGCGCATGATACAATTTCTATCTGTTCCAAAGAGCAATATCATGCCCGCATTGAAGGATAAGGTGCCTTATTATGAGAAGCAGATTATAGGTTTCTTAAATATGCACAAGCCGAGGAAGCCAGTACAGCAAGGGCAGCTTCCGCAATCTCAGATGCAGCCAATGCAGCAACCGCAATCTCAGACAGTTCAAGATCAATCTCATGATAATCAAACAAATCCGCAGATGCAAGCAATGAGCATGCAGGGAGCTGGGCCAAGGGCACAACAGAGTAGTTTGCCAAATATGCAGAATAATGTTCTGTCATCTCGTCCTGCAGTTTCAGCTCCACAGCAGAACATTCCTAGTTCCATACCGGCTTCTAGTTTAGAATCTGGCCAAGGTAATGCATTGAATAATGGCCAGCAGGTTGCCATGGGATCCATGCAACAAAATACTTCTCAGCAAGTAAATAACAGTTCTGCCTCGGGTCAAAGTGGGTTAAGTACACTGCAGTCTAATATTAATCAACCCCAGTTAAGTTCCAGTATGCTTCAGCATCAGCACATGAAGCAACAGCAAGACCAACAAATGACGCAGCAATTCAAACAGCAATTTCAACAGCGCCAAatgcaacagcaacagcaacagttGCAAGCGagacagcaacagcaacagttGCAGGCAAGACAGCAAGCGGCACAATTACAACAGATGAATGATATGAATGATTTGACATCGAGGCAAGGGATGAATGTCAGTCGTGGGATGTTTCAGCAACATTCTCTGCAGGGACAGCGTGCCAGTTATCCTCTTCAACAGTTAAAACCAGGAGCTGTTTCGTCGCCTCAACTTCTTCAAGGTGCATCTCCTCAAATGTCACAACAACATTTGTCTCCTCAGGTGGACCAGAAAAATCTGTCAACTGTCAACAAGATGGGAACTCCATTGCAACCTGCAAACTCCCCTTTTGTTATCCCATCTCTTTCAACCCCCTTGGCTCCGTCCCCTATGCAAGTTGACTCTGAGAAACCTTCTGGTACTTCGTCGTTGTCAATGGGAAATCTTGCGCGCCAACAAGCAACTGGCATGCAAGGCGTAGTTCAATCCCTTGCAATTGGCACTCCAGGGATCTCTGCCTCTCCCCTCCTTCAGGAGTTTACTAGTCCTGATGGAAGTGTTTTAAATCCGTTGATAAGTACATCTGGAAAACCAAGTGCTACTGAGCTGCCTATTGAACGCCTTATTAGAGCT GTGAAGTCCGCCTCGCCACAAGCACTTTCTTCTGCAGTAAGTGACATTGGATCGGTTGTAAGCATGGTTGATAGGATAGCTGGTTCAGCCCCAGGAAACGGTTCGAGAGCTTCTGTTGGCGAAGACTTGGTTGCAATGACTAAGTGTCGTCTTCAAGCAAGAAACTTCATGACGCAAGAGGGAATGATGGCGACGAAGAAAATGAAGCGTCACACAACTGCAATGCCACTGAGCGTTGGTTCACTGGGAGGAAGTGTTGGTGATAACTACAAGCAGTTTACTGGTTCAGAAACATCAGACCTGGAATCTACTGCAACTTCTGATAGAAAGAAGGCAAGAACTGAG ATGGAACATGCCCTTTTGGaggaaattaaggaaataaaccAGCGGCTGATAGATACAGTTGTTGAgattagtgatgatgaagatgctACTGATCATAGTGAGGGAGCA
- the LOC104774516 gene encoding mediator of RNA polymerase II transcription subunit 15a isoform X1, which translates to MDNNNWRPSLPNGDLDTGDWRTQLPPDSRQKIVNKIMETLKKHLPFSGPEGINELRRIAARFEEKIFSGAVNQTDYLRKISMKMLTMETKSQNAAGSSSSIPAANNGTSMDSIPTNQGILLPGSLPTNQSQAPQPLMSQTMQNNTASGMTGSTALPSSMPPASSITNNNVTSVVNQNSNMQNVAGMLQDSSGQHGLSSNMFSGSQRQMLGRPHGMSSQQQQQPQNAQYLYQQQLQQQLLKQNFQSGNVPNPNSLLPSHMQQQQQNVLQPNQLHSSQQPGVPTSATQPSTVNSAPLQGLHTNQQSSPQLSAQQTTQSMLRQHQSSMLRPHPQSQQASGIHQQQTSLPQQSISPLQQQQTQMMRQQAANSSGIQQKQMMGQHVVGDMQQQHQQRLLNQQNNVMNIQQQQSQQQPQQQQKQQPPAQQQLMSQQNSLQATHQQPLGTQGNVAGLQQPQQQMLNSQVGNSSLQNNQHAVHMLSQSTSGMQRTHQAGHGLFSSQGQQSQNQPSQQQMMPQLQSHHQQLGLQQQPNLLQQDVQQRLQASGQVTGSLLPPQNVVDQQRQLYQTQRTLPEMPSSSLDSTAQTESANGVDWQEEVFQKIQALKEAYLPDLNEIYQRVASKLQQFSLEQDSIPQQQRSDQFEKLKQFKTMLERMIQFLSVPKSNIMPALKDKVPYYEKQIIGFLNMHKPRKPVQQGQLPQSQMQPMQQPQSQTVQDQSHDNQTNPQMQAMSMQGAGPRAQQSSLPNMQNNVLSSRPAVSAPQQNIPSSIPASSLESGQGNALNNGQQVAMGSMQQNTSQQVNNSSASGQSGLSTLQSNINQPQLSSSMLQHQHMKQQQDQQMTQQFKQQFQQRQMQQQQQQLQARQQQQQLQARQQAAQLQQMNDMNDLTSRQGMNVSRGMFQQHSLQGQRASYPLQQLKPGAVSSPQLLQGASPQMSQQHLSPQVDQKNLSTVNKMGTPLQPANSPFVIPSLSTPLAPSPMQVDSEKPSGTSSLSMGNLARQQATGMQGVVQSLAIGTPGISASPLLQEFTSPDGSVLNPLISTSGKPSATELPIERLIRAVKSASPQALSSAVSDIGSVVSMVDRIAGSAPGNGSRASVGEDLVAMTKCRLQARNFMTQEGMMATKKMKRHTTAMPLSVGSLGGSVGDNYKQFTGSETSDLESTATSDRKKARTEMEHALLEEIKEINQRLIDTVVEISDDEDATDHSEGAILSKGCEGTTVRFSFIAVSLSPALKAHLSSTQMSPIQPLRLLVPCSYPNGSPSLLDKLPVEISKENEDLSSKAMARFNILLRSLSQPMSLKDIAKTWDACARAVICEYAQQFGGGTFSSKYGTWEKFVAAS; encoded by the exons ATGGATAATAACAATTGGAGGCCTTCTCTTCCAAACGGAGACCTGGACACTGGTGACTGGAGAACTCAATTGCCACCTGATTCACGTCAGAAGATTGTCAACAAGAT AATGGAAACACTAAAGAAGCACCTTCCATTTTCTGGACCAGAGGGAATCAACGAGCTCAGGAGAATTGCAGCCAGATTTGAGGAGAAAATTTTCAGCGGTGCTGTTAATCAG ACTGATTACCTTCGGAAAATATCCATGAAGATGCTAACTATGGAGACTAAATCGCAAAATGCAGCTGGTTCTTCCTCATCTATCCCTGCCGCTAATAATGGAACATCCATGGATTCGA TACCCACCAATCAAGGTATCCTTCTTCCAGGATCGTTGCCAACCAATCAATCTCAAGCACCTCAGCCGTTGATGTCCCAAACCATGCAGAATAATACCGCCTCTGGAATGACGGGCTCTACTGCTTTACCATCTTCCATGCCGCCGGCTTCTTCCATAACCAATAACAACGTCACAAGCGTTGTAAACCAGAATTCAAATATGCAAAATGTAGCTGGAATGTTGCAAGATTCATCTGGGCAGCATGGCCTTTCCTCGAACATGTTTTCAGGATCCCAAAGGCAGATGCTGGGCAGGCCACATGGTATGTCTTCACAGCAACAACAGCAGCCACAGAATGCACAGTATCTTTATCAGCAGCAGCTACAGCAGCAACTTCTCAAGCAGAATTTCCAGTCAG GGAATGTTCCCAATCCCAATTCGCTTTTGCCATCACACatgcaacaacagcaacaaaatgTGCTGCAGCCTAATCAATTGCATTCGTCTCAACAGCCTGGTGTTCCAACATCTGCTACGCAGCCATCCACTGTGAACTCAGCCCCTCTCCAGGGTCTCCACACAAATCAGCAATCAAGTCCGCAATTATCTGCTCAGCAGACGACACAATCTATGTTGCGTCAGCATCAATCGTCAATGTTAAGGCCACATCCACAATCACAACAAGCGTCTGGCATCCATCAGCAGCAAACGTCATTGCCGCAGCAATCAATTTCTCCTCTACAACAGCAGCAAACACAAATGATGCGGCAACAAGCTGCTAATAGCTCAGGTATCCAACAGAAGCAGATGATGGGGCAGCATGTTGTTGGGGATATGCAGCAGCAACATCAGCAAAGGTTactaaaccaacaaaataatGTTATGAACATACAACAGCAGCAGTCACAGCAGCAGCCAcagcagcagcagaagcagcAGCCACCGGCCCAGCAACAGTTGATGTCTCAACAAAACAGCCTTCAGGCAACGCATCAGCAACCACTGGGCACTCAAGGAAATGTTGCAGGATTGCAGCAACCACAACAACAGATGCTCAATTCCCAGGTTGGCAACTCAAGTTTGCAGAATAACCAGCACGCGGTGCATATGTTATCACAATCAACGAGTGGAATGCAACGAACACATCAGGCTGGCCATGGCTTGTTTTCTTCTCAGGGCCAACAGTCACAAAATCAGCCATCCCAACAGCAGATGATGCCCCAGCTTCAGTCGCATCATCAGCAGCTAGGGTTGCAACAACAACCTAATCTGCTACAACAGGATGTGCAACAAAGGCTCCAAGCTTCAGGCCAAGTCACAGGTTCTCTGCTTCCACCTCAAAATGTTGTGGACCAACAGAGACAACTATATCAAACCCAAAGAACCCTCCCGGAGATGCCATCAT CGTCGCTGGATTCGACAGCACAGACGGAAAGTGCAAATGGGGTTGATTGGCAAGAGGAGGTTTTTCAAAAG ATCCAAGCCCTGAAAGAGGCGTACTTACCAGATCTGAATGAAATCTACCAGAGAGTTGCATCCAAGTTGCAGCAA TTTTCTCTGGAGCAGGATTCTATTCCACAGCAACAAAGATCAGATCAGTTTGAGAAATTGAAACAGTTCAAGACAATGTTGGAGCGCATGATACAATTTCTATCTGTTCCAAAGAGCAATATCATGCCCGCATTGAAGGATAAGGTGCCTTATTATGAGAAGCAGATTATAGGTTTCTTAAATATGCACAAGCCGAGGAAGCCAGTACAGCAAGGGCAGCTTCCGCAATCTCAGATGCAGCCAATGCAGCAACCGCAATCTCAGACAGTTCAAGATCAATCTCATGATAATCAAACAAATCCGCAGATGCAAGCAATGAGCATGCAGGGAGCTGGGCCAAGGGCACAACAGAGTAGTTTGCCAAATATGCAGAATAATGTTCTGTCATCTCGTCCTGCAGTTTCAGCTCCACAGCAGAACATTCCTAGTTCCATACCGGCTTCTAGTTTAGAATCTGGCCAAGGTAATGCATTGAATAATGGCCAGCAGGTTGCCATGGGATCCATGCAACAAAATACTTCTCAGCAAGTAAATAACAGTTCTGCCTCGGGTCAAAGTGGGTTAAGTACACTGCAGTCTAATATTAATCAACCCCAGTTAAGTTCCAGTATGCTTCAGCATCAGCACATGAAGCAACAGCAAGACCAACAAATGACGCAGCAATTCAAACAGCAATTTCAACAGCGCCAAatgcaacagcaacagcaacagttGCAAGCGagacagcaacagcaacagttGCAGGCAAGACAGCAAGCGGCACAATTACAACAGATGAATGATATGAATGATTTGACATCGAGGCAAGGGATGAATGTCAGTCGTGGGATGTTTCAGCAACATTCTCTGCAGGGACAGCGTGCCAGTTATCCTCTTCAACAGTTAAAACCAGGAGCTGTTTCGTCGCCTCAACTTCTTCAAGGTGCATCTCCTCAAATGTCACAACAACATTTGTCTCCTCAGGTGGACCAGAAAAATCTGTCAACTGTCAACAAGATGGGAACTCCATTGCAACCTGCAAACTCCCCTTTTGTTATCCCATCTCTTTCAACCCCCTTGGCTCCGTCCCCTATGCAAGTTGACTCTGAGAAACCTTCTGGTACTTCGTCGTTGTCAATGGGAAATCTTGCGCGCCAACAAGCAACTGGCATGCAAGGCGTAGTTCAATCCCTTGCAATTGGCACTCCAGGGATCTCTGCCTCTCCCCTCCTTCAGGAGTTTACTAGTCCTGATGGAAGTGTTTTAAATCCGTTGATAAGTACATCTGGAAAACCAAGTGCTACTGAGCTGCCTATTGAACGCCTTATTAGAGCT GTGAAGTCCGCCTCGCCACAAGCACTTTCTTCTGCAGTAAGTGACATTGGATCGGTTGTAAGCATGGTTGATAGGATAGCTGGTTCAGCCCCAGGAAACGGTTCGAGAGCTTCTGTTGGCGAAGACTTGGTTGCAATGACTAAGTGTCGTCTTCAAGCAAGAAACTTCATGACGCAAGAGGGAATGATGGCGACGAAGAAAATGAAGCGTCACACAACTGCAATGCCACTGAGCGTTGGTTCACTGGGAGGAAGTGTTGGTGATAACTACAAGCAGTTTACTGGTTCAGAAACATCAGACCTGGAATCTACTGCAACTTCTGATAGAAAGAAGGCAAGAACTGAG ATGGAACATGCCCTTTTGGaggaaattaaggaaataaaccAGCGGCTGATAGATACAGTTGTTGAgattagtgatgatgaagatgctACTGATCATAGTGAGGGAGCA
- the LOC104774503 gene encoding uncharacterized protein LOC104774503 isoform X2, translating into MRPPLQSGNPTMDTYDWRTQMTPVLRGKILKKIVKTLKKHLNEHKAVHIAGSFEDRTFRCAVNQTDYLRKISRKLLKLEQNATGSSPSIPAGHLMDDNNQRPSIPKEEPAMDTCDWRTQLPPDSRQKIVNKIIETLKQYLPLPSSLSGLEELRRIATRFEESVFSGALNQTDYLQKISMKMRTLGTKSQNAAGSSSSSIHAAANNVTSMDSGEPAANTDDWRTQLPPDSRRSNAYKIMETLEKQVPNLGLQGINELMRIAVSFEDLIFKNAINQVDYFRKVSFKMLSC; encoded by the exons ATGAGGCCTCCTCTTCAAAGTGGAAACCCCACCATGGACACATATGATTGGAGAACTCAAATGACACCTGTTTTACGAGGGAAGATCCTCAAGAAaat AGTTAAAACATTAAAGAAGCACCTTAACGAGCACAAAGCCGTCCATATTGCTGGTTCTTTCGAGGATAGAACTTTCAGATGTGCTGTTAACCAG ACTGATTACCTTCGGAAAATATCAAGGAAGCTACTAAAACTGGAGCAAAATGCAACTGGTTCTTCCCCATCTATCCCTGCCG GACACTTGATGGATGATAACAATCAGAGGCCTTCTATTCCAAAAGAAGAACCTGCCATGGACACATGTGACTGGAGAACTCAATTGCCCCCTGATTCACGTCAGAAGATTGTCAACAAGAT AATCGAAACACTAAAGCAGTACCTTCCCCTTCCATCTTCTTTATCTGGACTAGAGGAGCTCAGAAGAATTGCAACCAGATTCGAGGAGAGTGTTTTCAGCGGTGCTTTAAACCAg ACTGATTACCTCCAGAAAATATCCATGAAGATGAGAACTCTTGGGACTAAGTCGCAAAATGCAGCTGGTTCTTCCTCATCATCTATCCATGCCGCTGCTAATAATGTAACATCCATGGATTCGG GAGAACCTGCCGCGAACACAGATGACTGGAGAACTCAACTGCCACCGGATTCACGCCGAAGTAATGCCTACAAGAT AATGGAAACACTAGAGAAACAAGTTCCAAATCTTGGGCTACAAGGAATTAACGAGCTCATGAGAATTGCTGTCAGCTTCGAggatttgattttcaaaaatgcTATAAATCAG GTGGATTACTTTCGCAAAGTATCATTCAAGATGTTGAGTTGTTGA
- the LOC104774503 gene encoding uncharacterized protein LOC104774503 isoform X1 codes for MRPPLQSGNPTMDTYDWRTQMTPVLRGKILKKIVKTLKKHLNEHKAVHIAGSFEDRTFRCAVNQTDYLRKISRKLLKLEQNATGSSPSIPAGNNGHLMDDNNQRPSIPKEEPAMDTCDWRTQLPPDSRQKIVNKIIETLKQYLPLPSSLSGLEELRRIATRFEESVFSGALNQTDYLQKISMKMRTLGTKSQNAAGSSSSSIHAAANNVTSMDSGEPAANTDDWRTQLPPDSRRSNAYKIMETLEKQVPNLGLQGINELMRIAVSFEDLIFKNAINQVDYFRKVSFKMLSC; via the exons ATGAGGCCTCCTCTTCAAAGTGGAAACCCCACCATGGACACATATGATTGGAGAACTCAAATGACACCTGTTTTACGAGGGAAGATCCTCAAGAAaat AGTTAAAACATTAAAGAAGCACCTTAACGAGCACAAAGCCGTCCATATTGCTGGTTCTTTCGAGGATAGAACTTTCAGATGTGCTGTTAACCAG ACTGATTACCTTCGGAAAATATCAAGGAAGCTACTAAAACTGGAGCAAAATGCAACTGGTTCTTCCCCATCTATCCCTGCCGGTAATAACG GACACTTGATGGATGATAACAATCAGAGGCCTTCTATTCCAAAAGAAGAACCTGCCATGGACACATGTGACTGGAGAACTCAATTGCCCCCTGATTCACGTCAGAAGATTGTCAACAAGAT AATCGAAACACTAAAGCAGTACCTTCCCCTTCCATCTTCTTTATCTGGACTAGAGGAGCTCAGAAGAATTGCAACCAGATTCGAGGAGAGTGTTTTCAGCGGTGCTTTAAACCAg ACTGATTACCTCCAGAAAATATCCATGAAGATGAGAACTCTTGGGACTAAGTCGCAAAATGCAGCTGGTTCTTCCTCATCATCTATCCATGCCGCTGCTAATAATGTAACATCCATGGATTCGG GAGAACCTGCCGCGAACACAGATGACTGGAGAACTCAACTGCCACCGGATTCACGCCGAAGTAATGCCTACAAGAT AATGGAAACACTAGAGAAACAAGTTCCAAATCTTGGGCTACAAGGAATTAACGAGCTCATGAGAATTGCTGTCAGCTTCGAggatttgattttcaaaaatgcTATAAATCAG GTGGATTACTTTCGCAAAGTATCATTCAAGATGTTGAGTTGTTGA